A genomic stretch from Telopea speciosissima isolate NSW1024214 ecotype Mountain lineage chromosome 7, Tspe_v1, whole genome shotgun sequence includes:
- the LOC122668822 gene encoding protein disulfide-isomerase-like, with amino-acid sequence MASRVSICFCIFVLCLFVSSNRLVFAAEGEEGKSGEFVLTLDHSNFSETVGKQNFIVVEFYAPWCGHCKNLAPEYEKAASILSSHDPPVVLAKVDANEEANKGLATEFEIRGFPTIKILRNGGKNVQDFKGPRDADGIVTYLKKQAGPASAEIKSVEDAGNLIDDKKIFIVGVFNKLSGEEFENFTQLTEKLRSDYDFGHTLDAKHLPRGESTVSGPTVRLFKPFDELVVDFQNFDVDALEQFVEEASLPVVTVFNKDPNNNPFVIKFFNSPNAKVMLFLNFSGDLVDDFKSKYHDVAQQYKGKGVGFLLGDLEASQGAFQYFGLREDQVPLLIVQSNDGKKYLKPNLEPDHIASWLKEYMDGNLKPYVKSEPIPEVNSEPVKVVVADSLQDVVFNSGKNVLLEFYAPWCGHCKKLAPILEEVAISFQSDPDVIIAKIDATANDIPTETFDVKGYPTLYFKTASGDLLQYDGDRTKEDITSFIKFIQKDQSKTGGQDSVQEEKQPAKDEQDSSKDEL; translated from the exons ATGGCGTCTAGGGTATCGATCTGCTTTTGCATTTTCGTTTTGTGTCTGTTCGTTTCATCTAATAGATTAGTTTTTGCTGCGGAAGGTGAAGAAGGCAAGTCTGGGGAGTTTGTGCTCACTCTTGATCACTCCAACTTCTCCGAAACTGTTGGCAAACAAAATTTCATCGTCGTTGAGTTCTACGCTCCATG GTGTGGTCATTGTAAGAATCTTGCTCCTGAG TACGAGAAAGCTGCGTCAATTTTGAGTAGTCATGACCCTCCCGTAGTTCTTGCAAAAGTGGATGCCAATGAAGAAGCAAACAAAGGACTTGCCACTGAATTTGAGATTAGGGGTTTCCCAACCATCAAGATTCTCAGAAATGGCGGAAAGAATGTACAAGACTTCAAAGGGCCTCGGGATGCTGATGGTATAGTGACATATTTGAAAAAGCAAGCTGGTCCTGCATCAGCTGAGATAAAATCCGTAGAAGATGCTGGAAATCTTATTGATGACAAAAAGATTTTTATT GTTGGGGTGTTTAACAAACTTTCTGGGGAGGAATTTGAGAACTTTACACAGTTAACGGAGAAACTGCGCTCTGACTATGATTTTGGTCATACATTGGATGCAAAACACCTTCCCAGAGGAGAGTCAACAGTGAGTGGTCCCACTGTTAGGTTGTTCAAGCCATTTGATGAACTCGTTGTTGATTTCCAG AATTTTGATGTTGATGCTCTGGAGCAATTTGTCGAGGAAGCTAGTTTGCCTGTGGTTACTGTTTTCAACAAGGATCCCAATAATAACCCATTCGTCATAAAATTCTTCAACAGTCCTAATGCCAAG GTGATGCTATTTTTAAACTTCAGTGGTGACCTTGTTGATGATTTCAAGTCAAAATACCATGATGTTGCTCAGCAGTACAAAGGCAAGGGAGTAGGATTTTTGTTGGGAGACCTTGAGGCTAGTCAAGGTGCATTCCAG TATTTTGGTCTTCGAGAGGATCAGGTGCCTCTCCTCATCGTACAGAGCAATGATGGCAAGAAATATCTCAAACCAAATCTCGAACCAGATCATATTGCATCGTGGTTGAAGGAGTACATG GACGGCAACTTAAAGCCATATGTGAAGTCAGAACCTATTCCTGAAGTTAACAGTGAGCCTGTGAAGGTAGTGGTTGCTGACAGCCTCCAGGATGTTGTTTTCAACTCTGGAAAGAATG TTCTGTTGGAGTTTTATGCACCTTGGTGTGGACATTGCAAGAAGCTGGCCCCTATCTTGGAAGAAGTTGCTATCTCTTTCCAGAGTGATCCTGATGTTATCATTGCAAAGATA GATGCAACTGCAAATGACATCCCAACTGAGACTTTTGACGTTAAAGGTTACCCGACATTGTACTTCAAAACAGCTAGTGGCGATCTGTTGCAGTACGATGGTGATAGAACAAAGGAGGATATCACCTCATTCATCAAATTTATTCAGAAGGATCAGTCTAAAACTGGCGGGCAGGATTCTGTACAAGAAGAGAAGCAGCCAGCAAAAGACGAGCAGGACTCATCAAAAGATGAGCTGTGA